In Bradyrhizobium sp. 1(2017), one DNA window encodes the following:
- the cyoA gene encoding ubiquinol oxidase subunit II: protein MSRLKILALLPLAAALSGCDYVVLAPAGDIAAQQRDLVIISTVLMLLIVVPVMALTVLFAWRYRQSNSEARYEPDWDHSTKLELVIWSAPLLIIVCLGALTWMGTHLLDPYRKLGRIHAERAMDQSGAPLEVDVVALDWKWLFIYPDYGIATVNELAAPVDRPITFRITASSVMNSFYIPALAGQIYAMPGMETKLHAVVNHAGTYKGFSANYSGAGFSGMHFKFQGLDEKGFDAWIAGAKSAGGSLGRAEYLQLEKPSQNEPVRRWGTVDADLYRLILNMCVETGKMCQSEMMAIDAKGGAGHQGLNNTLPLAYDKYARRGTVLGPEPSFVAGTCTPDAPQGKTTASIAAPTDTAPLLGAGLKRPSFTPLKSSSFFLGQRPKSNS from the coding sequence GTGTCTCGTCTCAAGATCCTGGCGCTACTACCTCTGGCTGCCGCACTCAGCGGTTGCGACTACGTCGTGCTGGCGCCAGCCGGTGATATCGCAGCGCAACAGCGCGACCTCGTCATCATCTCCACCGTCCTGATGCTCCTGATCGTCGTTCCCGTGATGGCGCTGACGGTGCTGTTCGCCTGGCGGTATCGCCAGTCCAACAGCGAGGCCCGCTACGAGCCGGATTGGGATCACTCGACCAAGCTCGAGCTGGTGATCTGGTCGGCGCCGCTGCTGATCATCGTCTGCCTGGGCGCGCTGACCTGGATGGGCACCCATCTGCTCGATCCCTACCGCAAGCTCGGCCGCATCCACGCCGAGCGCGCCATGGACCAGTCCGGGGCTCCGCTCGAGGTCGACGTCGTCGCCCTCGACTGGAAGTGGCTCTTCATCTATCCGGACTACGGCATCGCCACCGTCAATGAGCTCGCAGCACCGGTCGACCGCCCGATCACGTTCCGCATCACGGCGTCCTCGGTGATGAACTCGTTCTACATCCCCGCGCTCGCCGGCCAGATCTATGCGATGCCGGGCATGGAGACCAAGCTTCACGCCGTCGTCAACCACGCCGGCACCTATAAGGGCTTCTCGGCGAACTACAGCGGCGCCGGCTTCTCCGGCATGCACTTCAAGTTCCAGGGCCTCGACGAGAAGGGCTTTGACGCCTGGATCGCCGGCGCCAAATCCGCCGGCGGCTCGCTTGGCCGCGCCGAATATCTCCAGCTCGAAAAGCCCAGCCAGAACGAGCCGGTGCGCCGCTGGGGCACCGTCGATGCCGATCTCTACCGCCTGATCCTCAACATGTGCGTCGAGACCGGCAAGATGTGCCAGAGCGAGATGATGGCAATCGACGCCAAGGGCGGCGCCGGCCATCAGGGCCTGAACAACACGCTGCCGCTGGCCTACGACAAGTACGCCCGCCGCGGCACCGTGCTTGGACCGGAGCCGAGCTTCGTCGCCGGCACCTGCACGCCGGATGCGCCGCAGGGCAAGACCACCGCATCCATCGCGGCTCCCACCGACACCGCGCCGCTGCTCGGCGCCGGGCTCAAGCGGCCGTCGTTCACGCCGCTGAAGTCCTCGTCCTTCTTCCTCGGACAGCGTCCGAAATCAAATTCCTAA